TGCAGCAGGATCTTATCGTTACGCTTGGTTGACTTCGGAAGCAGAACAACAAACGGGATCAGCCAGTTGAGCATCAGGTTCAGAAACGAGAGCGATCCCCAACCGCCGAAGTGCCGAAAGATATAGTACGAGGTCTCCTCAGGAATGTTTGAATACCAGATAAGCAGGTGCTGTGAAACCCACATGTACACCCAGAAGACGCTCATCGCCATAATCCACTTGCCCAGGTCGTGCAAGTGATCTTTTGTAACGATGTGTTCATATCCCAGCCACCGCAGGATTACCGCAAAGATGGTCACAACCGCCAGGATATTCAGGAACATCCCGGAGAGGGTGAGAAATCCGAATACCGTACTGTACCAGTGCGGCTGGAGTGACATCAGCAGATCGATACTGGCGAAGCTGAAGGTAATAGCGCCGAATACCAGCAGCGCCGCCGAATATTTCACGTTGGTATGAGTGTGCTCAACCCTGCCGTCCTCATCCTGCTTCCGGGAATGCCCGGCGATCTTGCGGCTCAGAAATATCCATCCAATGATGTAAAAAATCAGGCGTCCGACGAAGAAGGTGACGTTCAGATAAGGGCTCTTCATTTGCAACAAGGCATCTTCTGCCACCACTGAGGGATGACTCCACTCATACAGCGAATGTATCCCAAAGATGAGCACCAGAACTCCGACCAGCGCATACGGCAGGATGCCGGTCATCGCCTCCGGGATACGGCGATACGCCGTGCCCCAGGCAGCGCCCGACACATACTGTAGCGCGATAAATACGCCCGCTCCCAGTCCCAGGCTCATGATATAAAACTCGCCGATCAGGAAGTTGGCCCAGATACGCTCCGGGGCGAAGAAGAGTCCCAGGACGAACACAGCGAGTCCCACTCCCATCAATGCAATCAGAGATTTATTCAGCGAATCGGGAATGGATATTCGTTCATTCATTGTGTGGTATCCTGCTGGCTCTGTTGTTGAAGATCCCGGATATACGCTATGGTTTTCCACCGGTCGTTCCGGTCGATCTGGCTGTCGTATCCCGGCATGTTTTTCTGGCCGTACGTGATGAGATGGAACATCCTACCGTCCGGCATCTGCATGGCATTCTGCAGGAACAGCGACGGCGGACGTGGATATCCTCTGAGTGCCACTGGCCCGTCTCCCTTGCCGCTCACCCCGTGGCATGGCTGGCAAAAATCGCCGTACACCTTTTCTCCTCGCTGGAGATCCGCGCGAGTGACCGAATCGATGGGAGAAACAAGTTCTTCACCGGCCCGGATTGCACTTTGTTCATCCGCGGTGTAGTGCAGCGGCATCTCCCCGCGCCTGATGGTGTTTGCCACTGGAAGTTGTTGAGTTTTGCCATCCGCAAACACCGGGTTGGAGGACTGAGTATCGTATCCCGCATCGTCATACATATCCGGCAGCGCCCGGTAATTCCGCTGGTCGGGACGCTGGCCAAGAAAAAAGTCCGTCACCCAGATGCCTACAGCGAGTATGATTAATATTCCGAAGACGTACTTCATTCCTCACCGTCCTCTACTTTTCTGGTTTCCGCCACGTTAAACTTTTCCCAGAGATGGGTCAGGCGCTCCGGCGAAAATCCGGCGTCGGTCTCCTCGATGGCGATAACGAACCGGTCGTCGGTCACGCCTTCGCAGATAATATTCCTCGATTTGCCGGGAAACAGTTTCGTCCGAAACAGCATAGATCCAACCACGCCGAGACCGCTGAAGAGAACGGTGAGTTCAAACGTCACCGGCAGATACGCCGGCAGCGAGTTAAACGGCCGGCCGCCCACGTTCAGTGGCCAGTCGATACTGCCGATCCAGAACTGGAGCCACAGGGCGAATAGCAATCCGAACAGTGCAAAACCGAGACAGATATACGTCAGCCGCGTCGATTTTATTCCCATCGCGTCATCCAGCCCGTGGACGGCATACGGCGTATACACATCGTGGATCTCGTACCCCGCCTCCCGGCTGGCCTCCGTCGCCGCCAGGATGTCGTCTTCGTCTTTGAAAATGCCTAGAAATAGTTTCATAGTGTTAGAGTGTTTGGGTGTTCAAGTTTTTCTTAATCATAATCTTAATCTTAATCGGCTTTTGTGTTATCGTGTTAATGTGTTATGGTGTTATCGTTCGGTGTTTCTTGATCTTAATCATACTCTTAATAATTTTTGTTCGTTGTTGGTTGTTTGTTGTAAGTAGTTATTACTCATCGTTATGAATTTTGAACCCATCCATTAAGGGCGCCTTTCTCACAATGAACAACCAACAGTTTTTCCTTTCTCTCTTTTTAGCCTTATCTCCCGCTTAAACTCGCTTCGCGGACATTAAGCGAAAGAGCCTTATACCATATACCATATACCCTATTCCCTATTCCCTGTTTTTCCCATATTTCAAAATCCCCTTCACTTCCCCAATCGCGATAAACGGGATAAACCGCACAAACAGCAGGAAGCAGGTAAAAAACAGCCCGAAGCTGCCTGCCAGTGTGGCGATTTCAATGATTGTCGGCTTGTACATGGCCCAGCTGGACGGCACAAAATCCTGGTGAAGCGAGGTGACGATGATAACAAACCGCTCAAACCACATCCCAACGTTTATCAGGATCGAGGCGATGAAAACCAGCGTTACATTTCTTCGGAACTTCCGGAACCAGAAGAACTGGGGGAGGAGCACGTTGCACGCCATCATGATCCAAAATGCCCAGGCGTACGGGCCGAGCGCCCGGTTCAGAAAGACGAATCGCTCGAACTCGTTCCCGGAGTACCACGCCATAAAAAATTCCGTTCCATACGAGAGCGCCACGATTCCACCGGTGACCAGCACTACTTTGCCCATTTTCTCGATGTGATCGATGGTGATATATTCTTCGTAGTTCAACACCTTTCTAGCGATTATCATGAGTGTCAGCACCATAGCAAATCCTGAGAACACCGCCCCGGCTACGAAGTACGGCGGAAAGATCGTGGAGTGCCATCCAGGGATCACCGAGGTGGCAAAATCCATACTCACGATGGAGTGAACTGACAATACCAGCGGCGTCGCAAGCGCAGCCAGCAGCATGTAGACCGTCTCGTACCGGTGCCATGTCCGGGTAGAACCGTCCCAGCCTAAACTGAAAAATCGATAGAAAAATTTCTTTATCTTTGAGGTAGTCCTGTCCCGCAAGGTGGCTAAATCCGGAACCAATCCGATGTACCAGAATACCGCCGAAATCGTGAAATAGGTGCTGATGGCGAAAAAGTCCCACAGCAGCGGTGAACGAAAGTTCACCCAGAGCGGCCCACGGAAGTTGGGATACGGGATCACCCAGAAGAAATTCCACGGGCGTCCCATGTGAATCAGCGGAAATACGCCGGCGCACATCACCGCAAAGATGGT
The DNA window shown above is from Candidatus Neomarinimicrobiota bacterium and carries:
- a CDS encoding cytochrome c; translation: MKYVFGILIILAVGIWVTDFFLGQRPDQRNYRALPDMYDDAGYDTQSSNPVFADGKTQQLPVANTIRRGEMPLHYTADEQSAIRAGEELVSPIDSVTRADLQRGEKVYGDFCQPCHGVSGKGDGPVALRGYPRPPSLFLQNAMQMPDGRMFHLITYGQKNMPGYDSQIDRNDRWKTIAYIRDLQQQSQQDTTQ
- a CDS encoding DUF3341 domain-containing protein; protein product: MKLFLGIFKDEDDILAATEASREAGYEIHDVYTPYAVHGLDDAMGIKSTRLTYICLGFALFGLLFALWLQFWIGSIDWPLNVGGRPFNSLPAYLPVTFELTVLFSGLGVVGSMLFRTKLFPGKSRNIICEGVTDDRFVIAIEETDAGFSPERLTHLWEKFNVAETRKVEDGEE
- the nrfD gene encoding polysulfide reductase NrfD; amino-acid sequence: MHKLYSILRKPLIGGDKNYSDVTEDVAEPLENKATPLWWGAFLTSFTVLIIGVIAVGYQLKVGIGTWGLNKTVGWAFDITNFVFWVGIGHAGTLISAILFLFRQRWRTSINRSAEAMTIFAVMCAGVFPLIHMGRPWNFFWVIPYPNFRGPLWVNFRSPLLWDFFAISTYFTISAVFWYIGLVPDLATLRDRTTSKIKKFFYRFFSLGWDGSTRTWHRYETVYMLLAALATPLVLSVHSIVSMDFATSVIPGWHSTIFPPYFVAGAVFSGFAMVLTLMIIARKVLNYEEYITIDHIEKMGKVVLVTGGIVALSYGTEFFMAWYSGNEFERFVFLNRALGPYAWAFWIMMACNVLLPQFFWFRKFRRNVTLVFIASILINVGMWFERFVIIVTSLHQDFVPSSWAMYKPTIIEIATLAGSFGLFFTCFLLFVRFIPFIAIGEVKGILKYGKNRE